CCGCTCGACCGCCTGCAAAAGCCTATGGTCTTGAAATGGTTTGACGACGTAGTCAGCAGCATCGGCGTCAAAGGCGCGGGCGGCAAAACGATCGAGCGCGCTCATAAAAACCACCGCAGGAATCTTTCCACCGCTCGATTCAGCGATTTGGAAGCCGTGAACGTCAGGCAGCTGCACGTCGACAAAGAGCATGTCAGGCGAATGCAGTTCGATCGCAGCCAGGGTCTCACTGCCGGTCGAGCATTCGCTGACGATTTCGATCGAGTCATCGTCTTCGAGGACACGTGAGATCGCCTGGCGAGCGGAGGCCTGGTTATCGGCGATCAGCGCACGGAATCTCGAGTGTGCGAAAGGGGCGGCGGTGTGTACTGAGTTCGTTGCCATAACGTCTTTAACACCTCGTCGTTCTGGAAGGTCCGTGGTTCCCTCGCCATCAATGTGGGCGCGGGCGCATGGTTCACTTGCAAAGGAGAACGCGGGTCGACGGCCGGATGCTGCGCGACCCACTGACTAGATCCTGTTTGCGCCACTTGGAGCTGATCCTGCGTCAGCTCCTGGCCAATAATCGAAAATCTCTTTTGAAAGAGTTCCGGAGTGGGAAAACCCGATTGCTGAGCGCGCAGGTACCAGGAATACGCCTCCACAGGGTCGATAACGCCCGAACAGCCGGTAAGGTGACACAAGGCCAAATTGAGATAGCTTTCTCCATTACCTTGTTCCGCCGACTGTGAAAACAAATGAAAAGCTGCGCTGCGATCTAGCGCTACGCCTCTGCCTTGCAGGTAAAGGCGTCCAAGATTGTTTTGCGCCGCTGCAACTCCCTGATCAGCGGCCTTGCGGTAATGCTCAGCAGCCTTCTTGTAATCTGTCTCGACGCCCTCACCATTCTCGTAGGCGATGCCCAGAATGAAATGTGCCGAAGCAAGGTCGTGCTTCACAGCTCGCTTCAGCCATTTGATTCCCAGTTGTGGATTAGCCGCCACAGCGTTGCCGTTCAGGTATGCGAGTCCGACGTCCACCTGCGAGATATCGACCCCGGCTGTGGCCGCACGCAGCAGCAGTTCGAAGCCGTGCGTCGGATCTTTTGCGACTCCCCATCCATTGCTGTAAAGAATGCCGAGATCGTGAAGCGCGAGCGGGTAGCTGGACGATGCGGCCCGCTGCAGCCAGCGAAATGCTTCGGTGTCACTGTGCTCGACTCCACGGCCTGTCAGATAAAAGACCGCGAGGTTCGTCTGCGAATCAGGGTCGCCCTGATCTGCGGCCTTTCTGAACCAGCGCGCCGCCTCTTCGTAGTTGATGCTCCCGGTTCGACCCACTGCGTATGCTCTTGCTACCTCAGCTTGAGCATTTAAAGAACCGTTCTCGGCTTTGCGCAGCAACTTTTGGAATTCCTGTTCGCTAATCGGCTTCAACTCCGCCAAAGAAATCGAATGGGCCAGTGCGACTAAGGCCGCAAATAGGAACCCTCGAATCACAAAACTTTTTCCATGGAGCCCGATACTGCTAATGCCTGTCATCTCTCACCGCCTGAAAAGCAAAAGAGGCTGTCCGATCCGAGAAACCTTGCGGATCGCGACAGCCTCCGGTGATACGGTCAGCTTGTCTGCTAGCTGAACTTAATTTTTTGTCTCGATACCTCTACCAAAACGGGAATGCCGTCCTGGATCTTCAAGCGCTCAATCTCGCCGTGGCCCATTTCCTGGCAATAACGCACGAAAGCCCGCCAGGCTGGATGCAAGGAACTCTCCTGCCCGGTTCGATTCGGAGCCGTTCCATTTCGGTTCGACTCATGCGCATTGTTGCGCTCACTCATCCAGACTCCGTCTGGTTTCCGTTTGTACCTTTGACGACGCGCTTCAAATTCGGTTAGCAGATCAAACCGCTAATTCCCTCGTTTGTAATTCAGCAATCAATACGCCAACAGATGTTTACGAGTTCCCTCGCGGTTCTGAGTTTTAATTTTTTTGGCGGGACAGAATTGTTGATTGTTCGTGTTCGAATTCGAACAAGGTTTGTGCGAATCCGAACAGCATCAACTGCTGGGTTCAGACCGAGCGAAGTGTTATTCCGGATCTGAACTTGAAGCCAAGTGGGATTCGACCGCTTGGCACCAGTGCACGAAAAATGATTGTGAGTGCCGTCATCCAAGGGATGATTCGCAAGATCGAGTTCCTGCTCAGCTGTGGCAGTTCTCAATCGCGTAACGCAGACTGAACAGCCCGCGGCTTTCTGTGTTTGGGTACACTTCTTACGCGAGGGCACGCGCGTGGACGCCGCTTACTTCATCCATCGGCTTCACTTCGGATTCCTAATCACGTTCCATTATCTCTTCCCACAACTCACGATGGGACTGGCTCCTCTGATCGTCGCTCTGAAAACGATGGCGCTCAGAACGGGCAACGAGCAATACAACCACGCTGCGCGGTTTTGGATGAAGATCTTTGGAATCAATTTCGTCCTTGGCGTCGTGACCGGCATTCCCATGGAGTTCCAGTTTGGGACGAACTGGTCACGCTTTTCTCAGGCGACAGGAGGAGTAATCGGCCAGCCTCTGGTGATGGAGGGAGTGTTCTCCTTCTTTCTCGAATCGGCCTTCCTTGGCTTGTTCCTGTTCGGTGAAAAGCGCCTGAGCCGCTTTGCCCACTGGTGGGCCGGATTCCTTGTCTTCGTCGGCTCATGGCTGTCGGGGTTCTTCATCATCACCACCGACGCCTGGATGCAGCACCCCGTGGCGTATACACGCCTTCCCGACGGTTCCTTTCAGGTAAACAGCTTCCTAGGTCTATTGCTGAATCCCTGGGCGCAGCTGCAATACGCGCACAACATGAGCGGAGCCGTTGTGACCGGCGCATTCGTGATGTCTGCTGTCGGTGCCTTCTATTTACTGAACCGCCGATCGGAGGAATATGGACGCATCTTTCTCCGCGTCGGAGTGATCGCCGGTTTCATTTGCTCGGTCGCGCAGGTGTTCCCGACCGGCGACCTCCACGGCCGCTATCTCGCGAAGCATCAACCCGTCACGACGGCAGCGATGGAAGGATTATTTCGTACCGAGAAAGGTGCGCCTATGGTTCTCATGGGGCAGCCGGATGTAGAGAAGCAGCGTATCGATAATCCGCTGGTCGTCAACAAAGTTCTCAGTTTTCTGATCTACGGCACCACCGAAGCTGAGGTGAAGGGACTGAACGAGTTTCCCCGCAAAGACTGGCCTACGAATATTCCCCTTCTTTACTTCGCGTATCACATCATGGCCGGCTTGGGCACGCTGTTCATCGGTGTGATGACGCTTGCAGTCCTTCTTCTCTGGCGCAGGAAGTTGTTCTCCACGCGCTGGCTCTTGTGGGTGATCATGCTCTGCCTGCCATTCCCCTACATCGCAAACACTGCCGGATGGCTCACTGCTGAAGTTGGACGACAGCCCTGGCTGGTGTACGGGTTAATGCGCACCAGTGTCGGATACTCAGCGAACGTATCTGCAGGAAATGGCTTGTTCACCCTGCTTGGCTTCATGGGCCTGTACGCCGTCCTGGCGATCTTCTTTTTGTTCCTCGTGCATCGTGAAATCGCACATGGCCCGGGAATACGTCCCAATGTGGAACCGCAGCCGATCACAGTGGCAGGAGATTGAATATGGCAACTGTCTGGTTCGTGCTGGTTGCCTTCATGCTCGCTGCCTATGTGGTGCTCGATGGATTCGATCTTGGAGCCGGCATCCTGCACCTGTTCGTTGCGCGCACCAACGAGGAACGCCGAATGGTGCTGCGCGCCATCGGCCCAGTGTGGGACGGCAACGAAGTCTGGTTGATTGCTGGAGGTGGGACGCTCTTCTTCGCCTTCCCGCTCCTGTACGCCTCCAGCTTCAGTGGCTTTTACCTGCCGCTGAACATGGTGCTCTGGCTGCTGATCCTGCGCGGAATAGGAATCGAGTTCCGCATGCATCTCGACAATGACGTCTGGCGCGACTTCTTTGATGGCCTGTTTTCGATTGGAAGCCTGCTGCTGACCATCTTCTTTGGCGCTGCTCTTGGCAATGTAATTCGCGGAGTTCCCTTCCAGCCGGATCACTCTTTCTTCGAGCCGCTATGGACCAACTTTCGCCCCGGTGCAGATCCCGGCGTGCTCGATTGGTACACAGTGCTGGCTGGAGCTGTCGCGCTCATCGCACTGACCGTCCATGGCGCCAATTATCTCGCGCTCAAAACAGAAGGCGATTTAGGCCGACGCTCACGAGCTGCCGCTCGGAGCTTGTGGCCTTTGCTCGCGGCCTTAACCATCGCAAGCTGTATCGCCACGCTGTTGGTTCGTCCGCAGGTCACCAAAAATTACACTTCGCATCCAGTGGGATTTGTAATTCCTATTCTGGTGGCGGCGAGTCTGATCGCCATGTTCCTTGCGCATCGCGGGGCAAATGATCGAAGAGCATTCCTCAGCTCCTGCGCGTATCTCACTTTCATGCTGGTTGGAGCTGCTTATGCGCTGTATCCCTCCGTACTGCCCTCGAGCAACCGTGCCGTCGATGACCTCACGATTTACAACACGGCGGCTGGGTCATATTCGCTGACTTACGGCGTGATCTGGTGGGCAGTCGGCATCGCCATCGCAATCGGCTACTTTGTCCTCATTTATCGCATGTTCCGCGGCAAAGTGTCGCTCCAAAGCGGCGAGCACGGATACTAAAACCTGGAGCCCGGCCGCCTTCCCCGGATGTTTCGCAGGTATCTCGTTATCAGCGGCGAAGGTGTAGCTGCAGGCCAGCACGTGCTACCAGCGGAGACCCAAGGGTCACAATAGGAGTCCGCGCCACCATGTAGTGCTGATTGAGAAGATTCTCTCCCGCCACGTACAGATCGACGTACGAATTCAGACGCCGGGAAATAAACGCGTCCATCTTGAAATAGGAATCCAGAGTAAGCGTGTTCTGATCGTCGTCGAACGCAGAACTGCTGCTGCGGCCTTGAACCGCAAGCGTCAGAACGCGCGGATTGTTGTAGTGGAATTGAAAGGTAAATTCATTGTGCGGCACCTCCGGCACGCGTAAGCCAACCAGAGTGGGATCGGCGGGAAAAGAGGTGACCACGGCATCGACAAACTGGTACTGCGCGGCGATTCCCGTGAACTTCGCCAACCCCAGTTCCGCCTGTGCCTCCAACCCGCGCACGCGCGTGCTGCCAAGATTCTGACGCTGTCGCGTGATCAGCGCCGGCGTAACACTTTGGGTGACGTTCGCAATCGGGCGGTGAACGTCGGCCCAGAAGAATCCCTGGAAAAGATTCAGTTTCCCGTTGAACAGCTTTTCCGCCGGGCCTAGCTCCCATCCGGTGAGCCTCTCTGCGACGAGTTGCTGATTCGCTTGCGTGAGAATGTTCCCTAAACGGAACGAGCGATACAGTTCGTTGAGCGTAGGGGAGCGGAAGGAGCGATAGACAGAACCTCGAACCGCGAGCCGGTCGTTAATCTGGTAGTGCGTCGCGAGCTTCGGATTTACTGCGGTCTCTGAGCGATCGGGAAATGCTGTAAGCGTACTCTGCCGCGATGGAAGTGCGGTCGTCCGATTAAATCCGGAGACAGTTTGCCAATCATCGAAACGGAGCACGCCCGTGAGAATCCAGCGGCGCGTAATGCGGGCAATGTCTTCGATGAAGACGCCGGTGCTGCGGTCGCGCCCACCTGCATTCACCGCGCTTGACGGAGTCGCATTGATGAAAATCTCATCATCGCTCTGGCCGGTAACTTGCGAGAAATCGACGCCCCCTAAGAAAGTCTGTCGACGTGTGATCGGGCGCAGATATTGCGCGCTGAATCCCCACTGACGCGAGGGAACCTGCTGCACTCGCGCGAGACTTTCGCTATTGCGGCCCGCAGCTACCGACGCAAATGTCTGGTGATAATCCTCCGCGCCACCATACCCGCGTAGTTGTAGAACGTCGTCGGCTGCTCCAGACCAATCGAATCCGGCTGCAGCTTGCCAGGCGCGCGTCCGGTTCAGTTCAATGATGGTCCCGTTATGGCGCGAGTCGTCATAGCCAAGCCCGCGAACGAAGAAGCGGGATCGCTGAGAGAGTTGCCGCTGAATCTGCAGTTCACCGTTGCGATGGAGTGAACTGGCAGGATTATCGACGGCGCCGCGCTGCGAGGGCTGTACCGGAATGTAGCCGTTTGTGGAAAAGTATTCTCCCGCCAACGACGACAACCACTTTCCTGTCGCAGTTCCGAAATAGGCCGAAGCATTGGGAGTCGTCTGATTACCGTATGAGAGATCAAGATCGGCTTCGGTGGCCTCTGGAGCTCTAGTAAGCAGCTGCACAGCGCCGCTTAGTGCCTGACCACCATAGAGGTCCGAAGCTCCGCCGCGCAGCATCTCGACGCTCTCGACCGCTTCCCGCGGAATCTGGCTCCAGTTCATCCAGCCACCGAAGGGATCAGTTGCCGGAACTCCGTCGAGCAATATCGCAGCCCGACTGGCGCCGCTCGATCCGACTCCGCGCATCGAAACGCCTTGCGTAGTTGGATTTGAGGTGCGGCTGCTGTTGCGACGAAACAGATCGAAGCCTGCCACTTGGCGGAGAACATCATCAACCTCGAGCGCTCCGCTGGTGCGAATCTGGTCGGCGCCAATGACCTGCAGGCTCGATGGAGTTTCGGAGAGCGCCAGTGTCGTGCGGGAAGCGGTTACATCCACTTCTGTACTCACAACTGCGGGCTGTAGAAGAATGAAGAGCACGACGTCCGAGCTGCCGGCGTCGATGCTTCTATGACTGTCCGCGAATCCGGTCGCAGAGATAATGAGTTCAGCAGCCTCATGACTCGCTGAGAAGGCGAATCCTCCCTGCTCGTTCGTGGTCGCCGTTCGACGGGAAGTTCCCTGCTTCAACACCACATTCGCGCCTGAGATCGCAGCGTGAGAGAGGTCTTCGACCGTACCCCGAATCTCTCGACGATTCACTGTTTGAGCAACGCACGAACACGAGAGCACAAGCAGGATTGCACTTAGCATCCACTTGTGTGGTCCAGCGGAACTGGTTAAGGACATGCGCCGCATCAGCAACTCACAACTAGGATGCCCATTCTGCAGCGCAGAGGCAAACCGACACCAGTTCGATACCAGGAATAGCTAGGGCAGCCGGTCCCTTCCCGGTGGTGCGGTTCTGTAAAATCACGTTGTCTCATGAACTCGATTCTTGTAGTCGATGACGAAGCCGACATTCGCAAGTCTCTGCGCGGCGTGTTGGAAGACGAAGGCTACAAAGTCACTGCAGCCGAAAGCGGCGAGGCCTGTCTCGACGTACTGAAAACGCGCTTTTTCGACGTGGTTCTGCTTGACATCTGGCTGCCCGGGATCGACGGCCTGGAAACGCTGGAGAAGATCAAGCAGCAGGAAGATGCGCCGGAAGTGATCATCATCTCCGGGCACGGGACGATCGAAACCGCAGTCAAAGCCACTAAGCTGGGCGCTTACGACTTCCTCGAAAAGCCGTTGTCGCTCGAACGGACGCTGATTGTGCTGAAGAACGCGATGCAGGCGCGCAAGCTGCGCGGCGAGAATCGCGAATATCGCCGCCAGCTTGAGTCCAAGAGCGTGATCGTTGGTGAGAGCGTCCCGACGAAAGCGCTTCGCCAGCAGATCGCGCTCATGGCGCCAACCAACGGCCGCGTCCTCATCTATGGTGAATCGGGAACCGGAAAGGAGCTGGTGGCGCGGGCCATCCACAACCAAAGCTTACGGCGTGAGAACGTTTTTACCGAAGTCAACTGCGCAGCCATCCCCGAGGACTACATCGAAGCCGAACTGTTCGGCTTTCGCAATTCCGCCGGCCCTGGCGGCTCCGCAGAGAAGACTGGAACCTTCGAGCGCGCGGATGGCGGCACTTTGTTTCTCGACGAGGTCGGCGACATGAGCTTGAAGACGCAATCGAAAGTCCTGCGTACTCTCGACGAACAACGCTTTACTCCCGTCGGTGCAACCGAACCGATTACGGTCGATGTGCGTGTAATCGCGTCAACCAACAAGAACCTCGAAGAGGAGATCGCGGCAGGAAATTTTCGTGAAGATCTGTTCTACCGTCTGAACGTGATTCCTTTTTATGTGCCTCCACTCCGCGATCGCCTGGAAGATGTACCACTGCTGGTACGGCACTTTTTGAAAGAGTTTTCTTCCCGCTACAGTCGCCGTACACGTGAGATCGCCGACGACGCGCTCGAAGCGCTGATGAAGTACGCCTGGCCTGGCAACGTCCGCGAGCTGCGCAACGTGATCGAGCGCATCGTGATCATGAATCCGAGCGCCGCAAAGATCGAACGCAAGCATCTGCCACCCCTCATCTATCGCGATGGATCGAGGCGCGGATCCACACCCGAATTTTCTTCTCTCCACCAGGCTCGCGCGGCGTACGAGCGCGATTACATTCTGCGAAAGCTGGAGGAAAGTAAAGGCAACATGAGTCGCGCCGCCGAAATTCTCGGTATGGAGCGCAGCCACCTCTATCGCAAAATGAAAACGCTCGGAATCTCCGTGAAAGAATAATTGCTGGGCACCTGATTTTTTACTGCTTATCCACAGGCACTTCGATTATCCTTCGCTGCATGGTGCGTATGACGGTGCTGGCGTCGGGTTCGCGCGGCAACACCGCTGTCCTTTCCAGTTCGGGCACCAGCATCCTGATTGACGCCGGCATCTCATGCCGCGAGACTTTGCGGCGCATGCGCGGCGCCGGCGAGGATCCTGCGCAACTCAGCGCAATCGTCATCACTCACGAACATTCGGACCATGTCAGCGGACTTGGCGTGCTCGCGCGCAAGCTGAAGATTCCGGTTTACATCACCGGACACACGCATCAGGAATGGCAGCGCTCGGTGCGCGGACCGGCGACGACACAAGCTGCGCTTTACGAAGATGACGACAAAGCTCATCTAGATCGCTGCGAACACTTCCGCGCCGGGGAGCGATTTACTATCGGCGACATTGAAGTGCTCCCCTTCACCATTCCGCACGATGCCGCTGATCCCGTTGGATTTCTCTTTCGCACTGAGGGCATCAAGATCGGTATGGCGACCGATTTGGGATATATGCCGGCGAGCGTCAAGATACATCTGCGTGGCTGTGACGCACTCGTGCTCGAATCCAACCACGATCTGGAAATGCTCCGCGGCGGGCCGTATCCATGGTCGGTAAAGCAGCGCGTTATGTCCCGT
This genomic window from Terriglobales bacterium contains:
- a CDS encoding tetratricopeptide repeat protein; translation: MIRGFLFAALVALAHSISLAELKPISEQEFQKLLRKAENGSLNAQAEVARAYAVGRTGSINYEEAARWFRKAADQGDPDSQTNLAVFYLTGRGVEHSDTEAFRWLQRAASSSYPLALHDLGILYSNGWGVAKDPTHGFELLLRAATAGVDISQVDVGLAYLNGNAVAANPQLGIKWLKRAVKHDLASAHFILGIAYENGEGVETDYKKAAEHYRKAADQGVAAAQNNLGRLYLQGRGVALDRSAAFHLFSQSAEQGNGESYLNLALCHLTGCSGVIDPVEAYSWYLRAQQSGFPTPELFQKRFSIIGQELTQDQLQVAQTGSSQWVAQHPAVDPRSPLQVNHAPAPTLMAREPRTFQNDEVLKTLWQRTQYTPPPLSHTRDSVR
- a CDS encoding cytochrome ubiquinol oxidase subunit I, yielding MAVLNRVTQTEQPAAFCVWVHFLREGTRVDAAYFIHRLHFGFLITFHYLFPQLTMGLAPLIVALKTMALRTGNEQYNHAARFWMKIFGINFVLGVVTGIPMEFQFGTNWSRFSQATGGVIGQPLVMEGVFSFFLESAFLGLFLFGEKRLSRFAHWWAGFLVFVGSWLSGFFIITTDAWMQHPVAYTRLPDGSFQVNSFLGLLLNPWAQLQYAHNMSGAVVTGAFVMSAVGAFYLLNRRSEEYGRIFLRVGVIAGFICSVAQVFPTGDLHGRYLAKHQPVTTAAMEGLFRTEKGAPMVLMGQPDVEKQRIDNPLVVNKVLSFLIYGTTEAEVKGLNEFPRKDWPTNIPLLYFAYHIMAGLGTLFIGVMTLAVLLLWRRKLFSTRWLLWVIMLCLPFPYIANTAGWLTAEVGRQPWLVYGLMRTSVGYSANVSAGNGLFTLLGFMGLYAVLAIFFLFLVHREIAHGPGIRPNVEPQPITVAGD
- the cydB gene encoding cytochrome d ubiquinol oxidase subunit II, which encodes MATVWFVLVAFMLAAYVVLDGFDLGAGILHLFVARTNEERRMVLRAIGPVWDGNEVWLIAGGGTLFFAFPLLYASSFSGFYLPLNMVLWLLILRGIGIEFRMHLDNDVWRDFFDGLFSIGSLLLTIFFGAALGNVIRGVPFQPDHSFFEPLWTNFRPGADPGVLDWYTVLAGAVALIALTVHGANYLALKTEGDLGRRSRAAARSLWPLLAALTIASCIATLLVRPQVTKNYTSHPVGFVIPILVAASLIAMFLAHRGANDRRAFLSSCAYLTFMLVGAAYALYPSVLPSSNRAVDDLTIYNTAAGSYSLTYGVIWWAVGIAIAIGYFVLIYRMFRGKVSLQSGEHGY
- a CDS encoding TonB-dependent receptor — translated: MNRREIRGTVEDLSHAAISGANVVLKQGTSRRTATTNEQGGFAFSASHEAAELIISATGFADSHRSIDAGSSDVVLFILLQPAVVSTEVDVTASRTTLALSETPSSLQVIGADQIRTSGALEVDDVLRQVAGFDLFRRNSSRTSNPTTQGVSMRGVGSSGASRAAILLDGVPATDPFGGWMNWSQIPREAVESVEMLRGGASDLYGGQALSGAVQLLTRAPEATEADLDLSYGNQTTPNASAYFGTATGKWLSSLAGEYFSTNGYIPVQPSQRGAVDNPASSLHRNGELQIQRQLSQRSRFFVRGLGYDDSRHNGTIIELNRTRAWQAAAGFDWSGAADDVLQLRGYGGAEDYHQTFASVAAGRNSESLARVQQVPSRQWGFSAQYLRPITRRQTFLGGVDFSQVTGQSDDEIFINATPSSAVNAGGRDRSTGVFIEDIARITRRWILTGVLRFDDWQTVSGFNRTTALPSRQSTLTAFPDRSETAVNPKLATHYQINDRLAVRGSVYRSFRSPTLNELYRSFRLGNILTQANQQLVAERLTGWELGPAEKLFNGKLNLFQGFFWADVHRPIANVTQSVTPALITRQRQNLGSTRVRGLEAQAELGLAKFTGIAAQYQFVDAVVTSFPADPTLVGLRVPEVPHNEFTFQFHYNNPRVLTLAVQGRSSSSAFDDDQNTLTLDSYFKMDAFISRRLNSYVDLYVAGENLLNQHYMVARTPIVTLGSPLVARAGLQLHLRR
- a CDS encoding sigma-54 dependent transcriptional regulator gives rise to the protein MNSILVVDDEADIRKSLRGVLEDEGYKVTAAESGEACLDVLKTRFFDVVLLDIWLPGIDGLETLEKIKQQEDAPEVIIISGHGTIETAVKATKLGAYDFLEKPLSLERTLIVLKNAMQARKLRGENREYRRQLESKSVIVGESVPTKALRQQIALMAPTNGRVLIYGESGTGKELVARAIHNQSLRRENVFTEVNCAAIPEDYIEAELFGFRNSAGPGGSAEKTGTFERADGGTLFLDEVGDMSLKTQSKVLRTLDEQRFTPVGATEPITVDVRVIASTNKNLEEEIAAGNFREDLFYRLNVIPFYVPPLRDRLEDVPLLVRHFLKEFSSRYSRRTREIADDALEALMKYAWPGNVRELRNVIERIVIMNPSAAKIERKHLPPLIYRDGSRRGSTPEFSSLHQARAAYERDYILRKLEESKGNMSRAAEILGMERSHLYRKMKTLGISVKE
- a CDS encoding MBL fold metallo-hydrolase, with amino-acid sequence MVRMTVLASGSRGNTAVLSSSGTSILIDAGISCRETLRRMRGAGEDPAQLSAIVITHEHSDHVSGLGVLARKLKIPVYITGHTHQEWQRSVRGPATTQAALYEDDDKAHLDRCEHFRAGERFTIGDIEVLPFTIPHDAADPVGFLFRTEGIKIGMATDLGYMPASVKIHLRGCDALVLESNHDLEMLRGGPYPWSVKQRVMSRVGHLSNDSLAEFFSTDYDGGAAFLVLAHLSEANNHPELARQAAERALGGRLNLIQNRLVLASQNEPMEAIRF